The window TTTAATGATCCAACCAGTTTGGATTTATGGTAAATGGGATATCTTCCTCTCCCTGAATTTCTAATCATAAACTCACCATAAATTGATTGTATAATTAAACTATCTGGATCTGGCAGCCTATTGATATAAGTCGGTTTTCTGTCACAACTTTTATAGAATAGGGAAGCAGTTGCGATTACTTTGGATTGATCATTTGTGTCATAAGCAATATATCTTTGGCCTTCATTGAACACAGAATTTTCTTCCGGAATCTCTTTGTTCATAATATCTGTAGTAATAACGACCGTCGAATTATGAACTTTTCTTTTAATACTTAGTAAACTCTTTCGTGAGATTTTACAAATAACTTTTTTATTCTCATCCATCACTAAATAATAAATAAAATAATTTTTTATAAGTAATTTCATATTCATACCTTCCGGTCTTATTGTTTTTTATTTTAATTATATTATTAACTGCAATAATACTTTACAACATTTCGATTCATATGTAAAATAGTATTATCTTATAATATTGATTGCTATTTTATTATGAAAGACTATAATAATGGCATTAAGGCATTTTAAAATCTTTGTTGTCGTCATGTCAAACAAATTGAAATGTGAATTTTTCGCGGAATTTTTTTATCATCTATCACAAAAACAAATTATTAACGAAATCAGCACATGCGTTTATAGATTTGGTCAATCAAGGTTGTAAATGAAGAAGGGGCTGTTGCAAAATGAATTTGCGATAGCAATTTGCACAAATATTTTCTTAATTGGCCAAGAAAGAAGCCCAAAAAAGCGTTGTAAAACGTTTTTTCGGGCTGATTCTTTGTGCATTTCTATTTTCCGGAGCTGTTTTGCAACAGCCCCTTTTATCTGCGTAGAAAATATGAATCTTACGATTAAGAGATAACACCTACCGTACTCGGCGTTTTCAATCCGTTGATATAAAATCCGGCAGATGAGCCGGGTTTACCAACGGCTTTTACCCTAAAGTAATAGTCATTGCCGGAAGCTTTAACAAACTCCGTTTGAAATACGGAAGAATCACCTGAGTTAAAAACCGGCTTTGTATCCGACGTTAGTTTGAAGATATATGATTTGCCTGTGACAACTTTCAGCCTGGAAGGAGTATCGCTACTCACAACCGGACCGGTGTCGCCTACGGTTGCGACCAGCAGCTTCACGCCGTTGACATAAATACCAACTTGCGCACCCGGCTGCCCAATTGCAATCAGTTTAAAATAATAATCATCCCCGTCTGTCTTTACGAGCTGATACTGAAACACGCCGCTGGTTCCGAGTGTAAAAGTTGGAATTATACCATTCTGGCTGGTAATCTTAAATTGATACGTTTTGTTGATATGTAGATCGCGTGTTGTATCGCTAACGAACGGAGCATTCGTCTGATTTCCGTTTGCCGGAGTTGAACTAGAATTATTGTTATGGTGTGAACCGTTGTTTTGGCTGCTCTGTGCTGCAGTTACCGGCCACAAATCAAAGGTGTTGCTTCCGGCCTTCAGATTTGCGAAAGGACCTGCAATTGTGTTTTTGCTGTCTCTTGCATTGCCAAAGTAGTCGGTGTCAACATCAGGAGCATAGAAGTTATAGCCCAACTGTTGATACAGCTCTGTGTTACCTAAATATTTTCCGGTAATAGCCGGAGATTTTATCGTCGAACAGCTGTCATCAACGTTCAGTGTCAGCTTGAAGGAGTTTGGTGTAGCTGTAATATTATAGTTATTTCCGCTGCCCTCTACAACTTTACTGTTTTTGTCTGCTTCATAACCGCGCGCCGAAGCATACTGATAACCAACCTTCTGAGCTCCACCGTAGTATACGTTGTAGTCGCACTCATTGCCATAGATTATGGAGCCGGTCCCTACCGTGTTTGCCTTCGCTTCAACCCATGCGATTGGAAGGCCGCCAACTGCAGGATGTGACCAACTGCCGCCGCTGTAGTCCGGATTGACATTTGCTGCTTTAGAGAGAACAACTTCTGTATTGGCGCCGTTATATACGCTTTGGGATACTTCAACTGAACTGGAAGAGGTATACAGACCATTGTCAAAGAAGACATTGTCAAGCATCTTGTTAAATCTGTTATAGGTCTCAAAGCGACTGGTCGAATCGTCAACGGTACTGATGACATCCAAAGTACCGGGCTTCATAACTCTCATCGCGCGTTGGTATCCGTCCCAGCCTTCTGAACCAATAAAGCCCCATTTACCTGTACCGGGCCAGCTTCTTTTCGTTGTATCGTTTGGCACATTCAGCCAGAGATTGTTTACAAAGTAATTGTGACTGGCTGACATGACGTGCAGACCCACACCGACAAAGATGTTATTGTCGTACATCTGCCAACCGTGATTTACTTCTGAATCCACATAGGTAAAGCCATGACCGTCACCCTTACAGTAGAATACGTTTTTGGAGATACGGCAACCGTCACATTCGCTATCCAGCCAAATAGGATACACCGCCCAATCCTGATCGCTGTAGAAGTAGTTATTGTGAATATTGATGCCGAAGCCACCGCTGACATCCTTGATATAAGCTTCAGAGAGCAGACCGGTGTCCAGTGTGTTGTTGTTGTTAAGAGTATTTCCGTAAATTTCGGTGTATGCGCCTCTGTATGCCATCATACCATTGGTGCCGTTGTCATGAACATTACAGTTGCGAATAATGTGATGGCCGTACAGCTTCGGTTCACCGCCATTTTGAAGTTCTAACATCCGGGAACCATTGCCGTAATCAATTGCGACGCCACGATTCTGCGTAACTTCGCAGTTTTGAATGACCCAGTAGTAGCCGCCGTTTGTAGCAATGGCCCCGGCCATGGGTTTTGCCACGGTCTGCCAGAAATCAATCGTCTTCGGCCCACAGCCATGAATCACCGTCATTCCGTCAACGGTAATATAGCCCTGATTCCATTTGGCCGTAATACACTGTTTCCTTACATTAATTTCGGCATCGTTGTTTTTATCTGTGGGATCGATCCCGTCGAAATTGGCCCATATCGTTGTTTTGTCGGTTGCTTCTGCAAACCAGGAATTTGGAGTTGTGTAAACATCTGACTTCTTGAATACCTGCTGCAAAACATTG of the uncultured Caproiciproducens sp. genome contains:
- a CDS encoding right-handed parallel beta-helix repeat-containing protein: MKYVSKKFLSFIIALSFVAFSIGGVFDNSAFASSKIITVSQDSSCDYATISEAVQVAQLGDTIIVYGGTYRETVTFPRGGNSESSRITLKAADGQKPVVTGSNAVTDWTKDSNSTYKLVKDSAYFGDFNPFATKWQSKGSNYSDFFSCGCVYINGNVLQQVFKKSDVYTTPNSWFAEATDKTTIWANFDGIDPTDKNNDAEINVRKQCITAKWNQGYITVDGMTVIHGCGPKTIDFWQTVAKPMAGAIATNGGYYWVIQNCEVTQNRGVAIDYGNGSRMLELQNGGEPKLYGHHIIRNCNVHDNGTNGMMAYRGAYTEIYGNTLNNNNTLDTGLLSEAYIKDVSGGFGINIHNNYFYSDQDWAVYPIWLDSECDGCRISKNVFYCKGDGHGFTYVDSEVNHGWQMYDNNIFVGVGLHVMSASHNYFVNNLWLNVPNDTTKRSWPGTGKWGFIGSEGWDGYQRAMRVMKPGTLDVISTVDDSTSRFETYNRFNKMLDNVFFDNGLYTSSSSVEVSQSVYNGANTEVVLSKAANVNPDYSGGSWSHPAVGGLPIAWVEAKANTVGTGSIIYGNECDYNVYYGGAQKVGYQYASARGYEADKNSKVVEGSGNNYNITATPNSFKLTLNVDDSCSTIKSPAITGKYLGNTELYQQLGYNFYAPDVDTDYFGNARDSKNTIAGPFANLKAGSNTFDLWPVTAAQSSQNNGSHHNNNSSSTPANGNQTNAPFVSDTTRDLHINKTYQFKITSQNGIIPTFTLGTSGVFQYQLVKTDGDDYYFKLIAIGQPGAQVGIYVNGVKLLVATVGDTGPVVSSDTPSRLKVVTGKSYIFKLTSDTKPVFNSGDSSVFQTEFVKASGNDYYFRVKAVGKPGSSAGFYINGLKTPSTVGVIS